A segment of the Labrus mixtus chromosome 15, fLabMix1.1, whole genome shotgun sequence genome:
TTTTCTCCTCTAGTGCAGATGAATCTCTTTTTATGTGAAATATTTGTATGTTACTCTTTTTTCAGTTTAGAATGAAACATATCCTTTAAATGATCgtatgttgtgtacagtatACTGTGAACAATCCCATCTttacctctttctctctgagacGCAGTTTCTCCTGAGTGTGACGGAGCTGCTCCTCCACCTGAGAGTCCCTCCTTACTGTCACTTCGGGCTCTGCTTCCTCTGACGTCAGTCGACCCTGAATCATGAAGTCCTGGGCCTCATCGTTGGCATCTAGGAAATAGAAAGCTGTCTGTAATAAATGTTGGGTCCatcaatattttaaattctGCAAAGGGAAGTCAGTGTTTGGATCAAGAACAACTTCCAGATGAAGGCAACAAtggttttacattaaaaaaaacgtccATCAGCCTTGCCTCTAATGTGCTGGATTTCCTCTCTTAACATCTGGTTGTCATCCTCCAGCAGAGAGATGTTGTACTGCTGCTCCTTCATCTCTTGTCTTAATGAAACCACTTCCTCCATCAGCTCGGCCTCTCTGGCTCTGAACAGCTGCACAGTACACACAAGTTTTTAACAATCCTTAATTGTGAAATCAAACTTTTAATGTGGTCAGTATGCAACATATTATACTGTACCTCCAGTTGGCTGTGCAGCTGTTGCAGCTGGTCATTGCTGAGATGTTGGTTCTCCCTAAGTTGTCCAGAGCTCAGCTTCAGATCTTCATAAAGGCTTTGCCATCTCATTGCCTCTGTCTTTGCTATACTGAGTGCTTCCTGGTGGCAAAAAGCAAAATAATTTATCATGATTTGGCTGCAATATTAACACTGTATGTTAATATGTAAGCAGTCAAACTTGCTGACATTGATGTGTTTCTTCTTATTTGAACAGAAATAAGAATGTAAAACTTCCTGCAGACCTGCAGTGTCTCAGTCTTAATGAGAGCATCCGTTTTCTCCAGTGTGGCCTTCTGCAAAGCCTCCAGTGCCTTCTCCTCATACACCCGTTTCTGCTTCTCCATCTGTATCACCACTTTCGTCACTCCATCAATTGGAAacttctataaaaaaaagggcAATGGATGCAAAAACTTGGATTGTTGCAAAGAAATATTACAATCAAAAAGacctcatttcatttttaaacagaggTTGCTTTTTTTACCAACAGCTGCCGTTCTTACCTGCAAGCAGACTTGCAGCTGTGCCTCGAGAGCCTCGATCTTGTTTCTCAGCAGATCTTCACTGCAGCGAGCCTGTGTGGGTAGGAGAGGAAATGACTGACTGTCAAACGTCGACCTGCAGACGGAAAATTAATCGTTCATGCACCAAACGTGTGATGCTAATTCCTTCAGTTTCTGTGCTCAAAGGTGCACAGAGGGAACTCTCGACACctgagctgcaaaaaaaaaactagaataCGTGAATGTGCTACAACACTACACTATTATGAGAGTGGAAAATGTACATAGGCGGCAAGATGTGTAATGATAACAAACTtgtacaattatttaaactaaataaaagtcTTGATCTTAAGACCcaaatttaaaaagcaataaaaaaataattaaatattattcTTCATTCATTATAGCCAGATAAACTAAAAGAGAGTTAATGAAGATGCCTAACATCATTATAAGTTACAGCATACCACACCCATCCTCTATAAGAAAGACAGCTTGCACTCCTCCTGTGCAGTGAAGGCAGGAAGCTTCAAACCACAGACTGCACAGGCCTTCCTGAGAGAGCAGCCGTTAAACACTGCTGTGAATGCAGCTGTGGCAGACATATTcagtggtataaaaaaaaaaacaacaacaaaaagccaaCACAGGGACCCAAAGAACAGTGAACAGCAACATAAAGCTAGCTGTGATTAATTGGGGATTTATAAAGTATAAGGTCTGTATACATGTGGCGATACTTACCGTCCAAATTTCACTGGAGGAGTTCAGGAGGTTGGTCGTGCTCCCCTGGAGGGCTGCCAACTTCTTCTTCACGGCCTCCTCTCTCCACAGGGCCTCCTGACAGTAAACACAGCACAAGACCAACCGTTACAACGGCATGCTAACACTGAAGGGAGCTTTATAGTTAGCGTCTAATCATGTAAAGATTTAAACATCATACTAAGAATAATGTATGCTCATTACTTGGTGCTAAAAGTCATTCAGTACAGAGAAACGCAGTACAGAAAAGTCATAAGCCCATAAAAGTCACTTACAGAGCTATAATCTAGTTTGAGTTTGCTAATGTAAGCTAACGTAAGCTCAAGGTCAAACACTGGTCAAACCATACCAGGTAAAGCTTTGTCATGAAAATACCCAGAATATGTTCAAGTGAGGGATTTATTACCTCTGAGAAAAACACTACTTTATTATATAGCCCTTCGTTTAAATGTTATCTTCTTAAATGAATCAGTtatcaataaaatattatttcccTATTGCTTGTTAAATGTAAGCAATAGTACTTTACTGTATGTAAAGTGGAAGACAAGAGTATGGGGAACAACAAAGTAGCTTTTTGGCAACCAAAAAAGAATTAATTATTGTTAATTATTAATCAATTAATAATCAATTCGACTGAACCTAAGttttgaaaaagttttgtaGACACTGATTTTTAGTAGAATAATATTTATGGTGTATGAGTAAAACCCATAAAGTTGTGAAGTTATTGTGCATTTTACAGCTGCAGGAGCATGCTGGATACAGTAGTTGATTCAGCCTTTGAAGCATTTCCTTCCTGCCTTTCTACTCTTTAAGTAATAAAGGACTGTGAAATAAGCTTTTGCCATTTGCTCATGGAAACTATGTAGCATTACAAAAAATCAAAAGTCATCTGATAAAAGCTGCTTCAAGCCACACAGTGTTTACTGTACCTTAACTTTCACTTGAATAAATAATCACATAACCTCAAGACATACGTTTCTCCTAACCAATTGTTACTGCCTGCACTGTCTTGTTTTCCCCATAtgtccattttatttttaagttggGTACTTATGAATACCAAAAAGGATTCATAGGTTTTTCAATTTATCTTTCAAATGCTATAGTGttgcttaaaaaagaaaagtctggTAAAAATGGACTTGGATAGGTATAGCTTACCTTCAATAGGTCAGCCAGCAGTTGGATATCCTATGACACGAGAGACAAAAACTCAGTTTACTTTATACTgctacatatatttttttatacattgaGATGATATAAGCTCATTAATGAACAACAACTTGAAACTTACTGACTCTCTGACAGTGACAAGACCAGAGctgcacaaaagaaaacatcttatTTTAGAAATATGCAAACACTGATCACAGTTGTCTCCGGTATGAGAGACAGATgattaaatgttgtgttgtgattttaGCTCGAACTTCATCAAACTCACTCTGTCTGCACACTGTTTTCTAGTACTCTCTTTTTCTGGATAATATTTTCActctggatggatggatggattccTTTTTGGGTGGATGTTTTGATGCTGGTCTTTTGAACttttgaagaaagaagaaataacagcattataaatatgaaatttaaaacacaatttgtcAGTTTCTCATCTTAATATGAAGGAACTGATAGGAACTCTACCATGAACATAGTTCTCTCTTTTATCCTTGCTTTTTTTCCTGTGTAGGTTGGATTCCTTGAGTACTGGTGTGGAGGTGGATGTTTGCTTCCCTTCGTAGTCTTTCTCTTGCCTTGTCAAGGTTCCAGCTTCAGACCACAAAGATGCCTGAGAAAATAAAGAGGTTGAAGATTATGTTTGTTCCCTGTGGAGAGATCAAATGTCGATCATGTAAAACAATACTGTCCAAGGAGATATATTTACCCATTTGCTGGTGCTTGGACCATCAGTTATGCTGCTGTTTGGTGTTAAAATCATCAATGGACGCCCATTAGAggtattttgtgtatttgtatgcaATGTCTCTGACTTGCTGATTGAACtgtgatgttttattgaaaagGTCTTTGGTGAATCTTTTCTCTTTGAGGAATGGTTTTTGGACAACTCAGGACTCACTGATCTCCTCCTCAGAAATTCCAGATGCCTCTTTTCCTTCAGTTCAGTCTTTATGCGTTTTGTGTCGAGCTCTCTTGTAGGGCTACGACATGAAGTCACGTTGTTACGTCCTCGCAGATGTTcatgtttctctgctctgtaatCCAGTATTTGGTCAAAGCTTTTCATTGGGGAGATATCTATTCCACTAGTTGCCAGGGTGTACATCACAGTGGCAGGGCTTAGAAGGTGATCAGGTAAGAGAAAAGTTAATTGGTAGCCAAAACAGAGAAACGTATCTCTAGAGGGGTCAAGCAGAGAGGCAGGAGTCCATCATGAAGGGAAACCATCAAGTCCAGAAAGTAAAGGCATTTGGACAATCCTGCAGAGAATGAGTGGAAATGTGCTGGAACATACACAACAAGGCTAATGAAGGACAAGGGGAACAAGTGAGCAGGTGAACAGGAAAGGTCAGTTAAGAAGGGATGACTGGagcttaaataaatgaatattttgTGTGTCAGGAGAAACACCAGAGCAGTCAAAAGAATGAATGATTAGGCCTTTGTTGTAATTGTGATGGGAAAGTCCTCTGGCTGCTACAGTGCCTCCAATCTGTAAAGACAAAGGATCAAGATATGAAAATTACTATCTATACTGATAGAATACATATTAGGGCAGTGCTAAAATCATACCATTTACTGATGCATGTCACATGTTAGGAATAGCTGTAAAATATGATCTTATAGTTTTCTTATGATAACTCAGATCTGAGATTGAAGTATAACAATGTTTATGTATTATTAAAATTAATGTGAGGCACTCTAAGTATTTGAAAAATGACCTCATACTTGATTGGTATAAATGTACGCTTTCTTAAATGCTGCATATTTTAATCTGAAGATACAGAACCTGCTTAATGAAAGGGAATTAATGAAAGTAATCAAGCAGtacacttaaatgtatataAAATACATAGCCTTAAAAGTATCTCTTACATTCGAGATGCTCTGTGTTGCACAGAAATGCATTTCGCTCTTATCCATGCAGGTGTCTTGTAGTGGGAAAAGCTACATCAGAAGCTGTGCTAGTACAAACACAGTAGTGCTTTTAGAAGTTATTTTAgcaaatgcagatgttgtagTTATTGTATTGggttttttactgttttgttagttttttacTGAGAAAGCTCGCCTGTGACTCAGTAGTAAGTTATCAAAGACAGACTAGGCCCTGACAAGTGTTTCTTTAGACTGttgatttaaaattaaatgGGTTATGCAATTTAAAAAGTTGCTTGATATgcacaaaacaacaatagaTCTTACCTACAGTGCCATCTCATTGAATGGGTAAAAGTCTGTATGAGCTGGTTTAAAGACGTTATCCATTTTCACGCTCTTCTGAAATAGTGTGCGGGAGgatttgtctgtgtttctcaTGTAGCCGTTTCTGTTGAGCATAATTTTACAGGAAGTTCAGAGAACCACAGCGTCATATGTTCCTCTATCTCAGCAGCCACTCACACCAAACTGATGGCACAGACGGGTGGGCCTCAAGATTACACAGCCCCGGCCAATTTCCCCTGAATGCactttggagagagagagctgcagtgtttgtggtttttctcaagattattttttaatagcaatccaattttctttaaaaatgggCTAATAATTCAGATTTATCCAAGGCTTGACTTACTAATGAGCATCAACTGCTTCATTCTTTGCAGTTAAGagtgtcagcatgtgtgtgtagtgtatgcGTTGTACAGGATAGTGGACAGGGGCAGAAACatgggagtgagagagtggggaacaacatgcaggaaacGATCCACAGGTTGAATTCAAACCCGGCAGACgggtctctgtacatggggcgcactaACCTACCGCCAGGCCACTGCCGCCCCATTACTTGGTGTCAGCTTATAATAAGTCTCTAGCCATGGGCTTCTTTAAGAATAATGAACctaaaataattgatttttgCATCATATTTCAAATCAAAGGCTTCAATTTTAATGTCTATTGccctaaatatcaaacagcagcacaataaTAAACTGTATATTTGCGTATAGCGCCGCCGAGTGGTTGTTTCgcacaacatttaaaattcaaaggGCTTTCTATGATCTCGCGATGTTTCATGAGGATATCTCGTATATCCGCCATCCTTGTGGCTCTTTGCAGAAGGGCACAGAGGCCGAAACAAGGGTGCCAGAAGTAGCAAAAACTTGGCACTTCATACTTCAAACATGCTGTCCAGAGTCGTCTTTGTCTCAGGTATGCACCAATCTTGCTTTTAAGAATGTTAAGAAAGTCATTGAAATATGTGGTTGCCATTACTCTGCAGCGGGAGAAGTAAATGTTTATAGAGAGTCTGTGAAGGGTAAAATGAAGGCCGCACATTGAATGAGATGCACGCTAATGCTACCTTCAGTTAGCTACACTACAGTCAAGGTGTGGGTGCTGCATCGCTGActaatttattaaataaagaaatgggTCACATGAATTGGTCGTGCTGTTGACCGTGCAgtattttctgtatttgaagCAGACACCAGGTGGTAACAGCTAGGACAACGATACCTAAAGGAAGCTAATCAAAGCTACACAAGCTAGCGTTAGCTCTGCACGCCTGTAAATGTCACCTTTTTGACAGCTGGCTTTAGtcttttttgggccattttctTGTAAATGATCTTGCTTAATGATGTAAGTCTACCAGAAGAGTGTTTATATTTCCATGCAATCCCAGGTATTTGTTAGAACCTTGATATAGACTGAGTTGAGATTAACCTACAGGTATTGAAATAGTCTCACCCTATAAccttgtgtttacatttgtcgTTTTAAGGTTAAGTTATTGACCTTTCACTTCCAGTTTTTAAATTCTGTCTTGCACGTCAGCCCTTAAACTAATCAACCTCCTTGAAGGTAAAAAGGATCAACATATATTGTAGTGATATCTGTTTATTGATAAATGATGTTACCAGTGGatgatagaaaaacaaacaagtttcaGTCCTAAGTGTTTATGATTGTTTATTTCTTGTTGCAGCCAACGCCTTGAAAGGCAGCAGCCCCCTTGGAGCTGGGTATGTGTCTGTAGTTGtttaattttcctttttatttgatattaacGTAATGCGTTTCACCATCCAAAAATATCAATCTTACAAGTCCTGTCCCTCTCAAGCCTGTTTAAATAATGCTTTGTCCCTCAGTCTGGTCCAGGCATCTCGCTCCCTGCACACAACATCCCAGAGTCTGGCCCCAGTCCCCCCTCTGCCAGAGAAGGGAGGCAAAGTCCGCCATGGCATCTTCCCAGAGGAGATTTTCCAGCTTCTGTACCCCAAAACTGGAGTCACAGGTCAGTAGTCTTTAGCCAGAAGAATAACACAAGtatcaattgattttttttatagccaATTAGGAAACAAGGGCTTTATTTGGCACAAAAATGGCATTCAGAAAAACAGGCCAAATGAGATACAAAGAGGAATAAGGATTACTAAATTAAAATAAGATAGAAAtgagtgtttcttttttgggtGAGAGCAGGACAGTGCCATTAGGTGGGGTCTAATGAGACAACATAgctatacattttaaaatactaaaTTTTTGCCATCTTTTACATTGTAATTTAACTAAATGTTACATCCCTCCATCACATGGCAATGTGTACAATGAGTTTGAGAATGTTAAACTTTTAGGGAAGGGCGAAAGTGCAAACTGCTGCAGAGGAAATGCGTATACTAAATTTACAACGATACTAAAGACTGCAAAACAACGTGGCACAGTAATGGTTTATCAACAAGGACAATTGAAAACATATTTGGAAAATAACACAGCCATACCCTCCTGCACTTGCTTAGACTCGGAGAGCAGCAATCCCAAAAGGCTTGCACTATTATTTTTGTAAGCTGCATTGTTGAGCACAGAGCTATGCAGGAGCAGCAGAAGGAGTGAAGGTTAACGGAGACTTAAAATGGCAACATGTCATAAAAATAACAGAGTTGAGCAGAGAAGGACgatagaaacagaaatgtatgaTGCTGAGAAGCTCATGGCAACAGGTTGACTAACATTTTCTCCCCTCAACTTACTGGACTGTTTAATATTCTAGATTAAGACTTGTTTGATCGCATTTTGTGGAAATCTGGTGTTCAAACGTAACCAATGACAATGAAAGGTTAAAACCGTGTCGCATGTATAAAGTAGTGTTTCctctaggtttacagctttgggggggtggggaggtgGGGGCAGAtggacgccgacacaaacacttgaaggagtcttggtgttcatgctttacttttaatgacagctgtcctgtggGCCTgcgggccgccccccccccccccccccccctaatataatggtaggggaaacactgaagtatGACCCATTGATGCTGATTTAGGATGTTTGTGCAGATCAAAAGTGTAACAGAGAAACTGTATGTGGTAGCAGATGGGGTTAGGTTGTATCGATGGGAAAATGGTAGAGGGCTTCatggtgaaacaaaaaaaagtctgccatTGCAGATAAACAATCGTATCATTAATTGGCTCAACCCCAGTTGTAATACTGTAACTTTATTTCATACAACTTTAATATGAACCTATCCTACATTTGTTGAAACTGTCATAATTGTTACTCCATCAGAGCCAAGAGACATGatttcatccaaaaaaaaaaaaacattttctattctCACTAGGACCCTACATGCTGGGTACCGGACTCCTCCTCTACATGCTTTCAAAGGAAATCTACGTCATCAACCACGAGACCATTGCTGCCCTCTCCATAGGCTCCGTCATCGTCTACGGTATTAAAAAATTTGGTCCAGACGTCGCTGCTTTTGCTGACAAACTGAACGAGGTACGCCCGTAACCATAtggattagttttttttttttttgtaaatgggtTTCTGTTACAGTTAATGGAAGAATGTTTTATGATCAAACCGTGTGTTTTCAGTCATAGTTTATTAATCTGGCGTGTGTTTGCAGGAAAAAGTGGCCAAGGCTCAGGAGGTGAAGGACCTCGCCATGACCAGCCTGAGTCAGGCTattgaagaagagaagaaggaacAGTGGAGAGCCGAGGGAAGATCATTGCTCTTTGATGCTAAGAGGGTGGGcagtatatttatttaaaaacgtCTTCGTCTACACTGTTTAAAACGTTCTACGTTGAATGTATTGACTGATTGTAACTACTCGACACTCCTGTTACTTTGAGCTCAGGAGTAAAAGAAACATCATCATGTACCTCTGACAATATTGCCCTCTGCTGGCAACAAGTTGGCATTACCACAGTGTTGTAGAGAGACTAAAACAATCGGTAACTGGTACTTAACATGGTGAGCTACAGAACCAGGAAGAGgacaaacaaaaattcaaaaatcaaaaaaggtgATTAGAGATGATGCTGATCTATGCAACACATCAGCCAGATATCTCACTGAATTGAGAATGAGAAACGTTTAGTCAATTAAGTATAAACATGATATGACTTACTTTGGACACATATGAGCATTTGGCATTTTTGTCCTGTGGATgtaaaaaaacctcaaactgtgtttttttcatttgaaaatagtTAATAAATTAAAGGTCATATTtagacttttctctctctggtcacTTCAATAATTTTGTCAATTAATTCTAACCCTTTTGTTAAGAGAGCGTAAAGAAGGAATAAATCCTGTTAAGCAGATTTAGCAGATGTAGTCcagatattttttaacatcattaacAGGACAGCAGTaacttgttttttcatttcagaacaATGTGGCCATGCTGTTGGAGACAAACTACAGAGAGAGGCTACACATGGTGACCCATGAGGTGAAGAGGCGTTTGGACTACCAGGTCGCCCTGCAGGACCTCCACCGCCGGATGGAGCAGGAGCACATGGTTAACTGGGTGGAGAAGAGTGTCGTCGGCAGCATCACCCCTCAGCAGGTCAGTCTTTGTATGCCCGTGAACGACCCCAGCAAAGGTCTGTTAGTCAGTGTGGTTGGAATGGAAATAtttatacagtatgtgaagTTAAAATGGGAACTAGAATTTAACTGCTAATACTAACTTATGAGAGAAAGgcattttatgtgtaaaacgCAACCTACAGCAATTAAAAATAAGGTTGTATACCTTTTTTCAAAATTCTGATActtgcttgtaaaaaaaaaaaaaaaaagccatcacAAGGAACATGTTTAGAAATGACTCCCCCCCCCAGCACAGATGCATCTATAACTCTGGGGAAAACtgattacacaaaaaaaaggaaagttaaaaaatgttttatatttcggCCAATGCAGCTTTTAGAAAcggtaaataaatatgtttaaatatttgttccAGATAGACTCATTTACTTCGATAACAGGACAACCATAAtaacaaaatagaaaaatccCTATTCATGAAGTTCTCTATATTAGGTTATTGGTTTTCCTAATAACTTCCTTTTAGCTGCTTATGTTCTAAGTTGTTGCTTGTACATCATCAtggtaacccccccccccccccaggttcttatctatttgttttctttttctgtgtgtttcaggagaaGGAGAGCATTGCCAAGTGCATCTCAGATCTGAAGGCTCTGGCCAAGTCCACCCAGGCCATGGCCTAAACTTGTCCAGTCTACTCTTACCCCCGGAGTCTTCGGCCCACGACGAGATCTTCACTTTTCTTTACAGAATAAACTATTTCCTCCTTTAAAGATTGTCTCTGTCAATATAATGGGTGTGTACAGTATTTACACGTCAGCTAAGTGTAAAATAAATGGTTCTTTAATTCAACTACAACTGGCTAGTTTGTGTTCTTCCACTTCAGGGAAAGCGTTTGTCTTTCTTGTCAATAATCGTAGTTGTCAATATATGTggtgacacatttttatatcCACAATTGAATGAGCCTCAGCTAGATTATTGCATAAGAGTGTTTTCTGGAGTACCTCAGACCTTTGATCTCCCTTAAGGAGATACTTTCTAAACCTTTGGACCCATAATAAGCTGCAGATTATTCTCTCCTCACCATAACTCTTAACACTGATCCCTAAGTGACAAATCTGGCCAACCTCTCTGATCTGTCACTCCCGTCACATAGTTGCACTTTGATCCTTTTGACTTGAGGCAGGAAGTTAAACTTTCAGGCTAAGCTGTGAGGGTTGGTGGTGGAAAATCAGtttgaaagaagagaagatgaCAGCAGAACAGGGCTGACGCTGACAGGTAAAAACCGGATAAATAAACGATGTGAGAGTTATAGGATTCAAGGTTTAATATCGTGTTAAGAATGAAGACGTCTTCGCTCTTGCCGAAAGTGAGAGTAAGGCTCCGAACATAAATTCAATGAAGCAGTTGTATGCCAGTTTAAACTAAACAGTGATGTGTGTACTTGGTTTttgcttcattatgtttcttACTCGATgcgtgtttgtgtctttaaccTTTTGATACATAGAAGATTAGTTCCTGGGTCCAAACAACCTTAACAATAGTTTactcattattttcttttggaTCCAATCAGGAAGAAAAAATCCTCAAAAACACAGGTGGATTAATAATTATTAGATCTTCATTAGTTATCACTGTGAATCACTAAAAGTTTAACTATTTTAAGGGTATTTCCCTGAAGTGTTTAATTATTGGCTTCGGTGTGCATTTAAGTTTTGCAAGCCTGTAACTTCTGTTGAACAACAGCCAGTGTAGCCAAAAGTTAACATGAAAGAGATAGTGGTCAATCTTAATCTACCAAAGAAATGTGTTGTAGAAGTAGAATAAATGACTCCATTgtaatcagtttttattttaaagttccTCTCACCAGCTAGCTCCTGACACGTTGAAAAAGTGGTGTTACCAGACCCAACAAGATTGTAGCATTTAAACCCCTGTGTGTTGAGTATTTTCTATTGTTTGGGAATTTGATTTTGACTGTATGAGGAAGGTTGCTTTAAAAGCTACAAAGTCTGGCTTTTAGCTGTAAAATCTGTCAATATCCCATCTgagtaaataaatcatttgtcCTTATGGAAGGATTATCTCTGCAATCATCTCACCTGGTTTAATATAAACCCGGTGTTATTAAGCGTGCTCCTCTACTGTGTCTTTAGGAACATCTTTTCTTACAGGTCGGAC
Coding sequences within it:
- the LOC132989918 gene encoding TRAF3-interacting JNK-activating modulator; this translates as MYTLATSGIDISPMKSFDQILDYRAEKHEHLRGRNNVTSCRSPTRELDTKRIKTELKEKRHLEFLRRRSVSPELSKNHSSKRKDSPKTFSIKHHSSISKSETLHTNTQNTSNGRPLMILTPNSSITDGPSTSKWASLWSEAGTLTRQEKDYEGKQTSTSTPVLKESNLHRKKSKDKRENYVQKTSIKTSTQKGIHPSIQSENIIQKKRVLENSVQTDSGLVTVRESDIQLLADLLKEALWREEAVKKKLAALQGSTTNLLNSSSEIWTARCSEDLLRNKIEALEAQLQVCLQKFPIDGVTKVVIQMEKQKRVYEEKALEALQKATLEKTDALIKTETLQEALSIAKTEAMRWQSLYEDLKLSSGQLRENQHLSNDQLQQLHSQLELFRAREAELMEEVVSLRQEMKEQQYNISLLEDDNQMLREEIQHIRDANDEAQDFMIQGRLTSEEAEPEVTVRRDSQVEEQLRHTQEKLRLREKECEELQTELCAMEQECQSSQARLSQCRDELRQLSHRHRSPTLCGSWWKVWVFLLLLLAVTQVAMLWLWYPSFREQVENLYTDIETRIEDYLMEMSSPQHPSCFRPI
- the atp5pb gene encoding ATP synthase F(0) complex subunit B1, mitochondrial, with translation MLSRVVFVSANALKGSSPLGAGLVQASRSLHTTSQSLAPVPPLPEKGGKVRHGIFPEEIFQLLYPKTGVTGPYMLGTGLLLYMLSKEIYVINHETIAALSIGSVIVYGIKKFGPDVAAFADKLNEEKVAKAQEVKDLAMTSLSQAIEEEKKEQWRAEGRSLLFDAKRNNVAMLLETNYRERLHMVTHEVKRRLDYQVALQDLHRRMEQEHMVNWVEKSVVGSITPQQEKESIAKCISDLKALAKSTQAMA